The Calditrichota bacterium genome window below encodes:
- a CDS encoding winged helix-turn-helix transcriptional regulator, translated as MPSKDAARLAEIAPRIMNAFHDLGRQHPDKSKLSMRQYQAMIILHASETLSLSQLCQKLSLAPSTGTELVNRLVNLGYLKKSTEKEDQRQTNLFLTKKGTKVVFERRKVVSEMITSFLSVFSEKDRTLFVDYFEKIWELIAKYEPHKPTSASETQGK; from the coding sequence GAAATTGCGCCCCGAATCATGAATGCGTTCCATGATTTGGGGCGTCAACACCCGGACAAATCAAAATTGTCCATGCGCCAATATCAGGCGATGATTATTTTGCACGCCAGTGAAACCTTGAGTTTGTCGCAATTGTGCCAAAAACTCAGCCTGGCTCCTTCCACGGGAACCGAACTGGTCAATCGCCTCGTCAATCTCGGTTACCTTAAGAAATCAACCGAGAAAGAGGACCAGCGTCAGACAAATTTATTCCTGACCAAAAAGGGAACGAAGGTCGTCTTCGAACGCAGAAAAGTCGTCTCGGAAATGATCACGAGCTTCTTATCCGTTTTTTCTGAAAAGGATCGCACCCTGTTTGTGGATTATTTTGAAAAAATCTGGGAATTGATCGCCAAATATGAACCGCACAAACCAACATCTGCATCAGAAACTCAGGGCAAATAA